One Microbispora sp. ZYX-F-249 DNA window includes the following coding sequences:
- a CDS encoding UvrD-helicase domain-containing protein codes for MSTVTLRLLDKADKEILKLPRAVKGAIYDFQHKFRQDPESPGLRFKQLKGHPRLYSARVNLDYRALLLHAGGGDYILVAVKPRQEVYDNLDKFAYQINPVTGGIEFLDLLTIGGKVAAEPEPTPAAMPPAEENSPEPLFAKFPAETLLGLGVAEPLLPLIAKITTEDELLGLTTYAPQLTGEVLLALYDGKTVDEVMDQITTPVAVEETVDTDDYQAALARPATVVTTEDTALQEVLEDGDFGRWKVFLHPTQQKIVDRVYSGPARVTGGPGTGKTIVALHRVKHLVERLGPGEGKDVLLTTFNKNLAADLRRRLLDLAGQEIVKRVDIVNIDKLASDLVAPTQAGTGRQWIDDTKAVIQWQELLDELGEHKWDAEFLHAEWSQVILGQGVATRADYFRARRAGRGRAISRQDRAEIWKLVERYVMRLDDRKLWTFRQVAERAARLAIERAKAIATYEADQISSVKLQHESGIWYRHPYRHIVVDEAQDLGAAHWRMLRAMVPEGPDDLFIAGDTHQRIYANQVSLGSLGVNIRGRSSKLTLSYRTTHEILGTACRLLGEEEWDDLDDGTDDLTGYRSVLRGPDPVLTPYPTWAAELDGIAELVKEWGGGSIAVCVPERWMVAEVENRLGRAGIMAASIGPDGPKLVEAPVHVGTMHRFKGLEYQRMILAGVAEGRLPGERILAFEKDDPLRFRRELQRARSLLFVAATRARDSVVISWHGTKSRFLP; via the coding sequence GCACCCGCGGTTGTACTCGGCGCGGGTGAACCTTGACTACCGGGCGCTGCTGCTCCACGCGGGGGGCGGCGACTACATCCTGGTCGCGGTGAAACCGCGCCAGGAGGTCTACGACAACCTGGACAAGTTCGCCTATCAGATCAACCCGGTGACGGGCGGCATCGAGTTCCTCGACCTGCTGACGATCGGGGGCAAGGTCGCCGCGGAGCCCGAGCCGACCCCGGCGGCCATGCCTCCCGCCGAGGAGAATTCGCCGGAGCCGCTGTTCGCGAAGTTTCCGGCAGAGACCCTGCTCGGCCTGGGTGTGGCGGAGCCGCTGCTTCCCCTGATCGCGAAGATCACCACCGAGGACGAACTGCTCGGCCTGACCACGTACGCGCCGCAGCTCACCGGTGAGGTGCTGCTCGCGTTGTACGACGGCAAGACGGTCGACGAGGTCATGGACCAGATCACCACACCGGTCGCGGTGGAGGAGACGGTCGACACCGACGACTACCAGGCGGCGCTCGCCCGTCCCGCCACGGTCGTGACCACCGAGGACACCGCCCTGCAGGAGGTGCTGGAGGACGGCGACTTCGGACGCTGGAAGGTCTTTCTGCACCCCACGCAGCAGAAGATCGTGGACCGCGTCTACAGCGGCCCCGCCCGTGTCACCGGCGGTCCCGGCACCGGCAAGACGATCGTCGCGCTGCACCGGGTCAAGCACCTGGTCGAGCGGCTCGGTCCGGGCGAGGGCAAGGACGTGCTCCTGACGACGTTCAACAAGAACCTCGCCGCCGACCTGCGGCGGCGGCTGCTCGACCTCGCCGGGCAGGAGATCGTCAAGCGGGTCGACATCGTCAACATCGACAAGCTGGCCAGCGACCTCGTCGCCCCCACCCAGGCCGGCACCGGGCGGCAGTGGATCGACGACACCAAAGCCGTCATCCAGTGGCAGGAGCTCCTCGACGAGCTGGGGGAGCACAAGTGGGACGCCGAGTTCCTGCACGCCGAATGGTCACAGGTCATCCTGGGCCAGGGCGTCGCGACCAGAGCCGACTACTTCCGTGCCCGCCGTGCCGGGCGGGGCCGCGCCATCAGCAGGCAGGACCGGGCGGAGATCTGGAAGCTCGTCGAGCGCTACGTTATGCGCCTTGACGACAGGAAGCTGTGGACCTTCCGGCAGGTCGCCGAGCGGGCCGCGCGACTGGCGATCGAGCGGGCCAAGGCGATCGCCACGTACGAGGCCGACCAGATCAGCTCGGTGAAGCTGCAGCACGAGTCCGGCATCTGGTACAGGCACCCGTACCGGCACATCGTCGTCGACGAGGCGCAGGACCTCGGCGCGGCGCACTGGCGGATGTTGCGCGCGATGGTGCCCGAAGGCCCGGACGACCTGTTCATCGCCGGCGACACCCACCAGCGGATCTACGCCAACCAGGTCTCCCTCGGCAGTCTGGGCGTCAACATCCGGGGCCGGTCGTCGAAGCTGACCCTGAGCTATCGCACCACCCACGAGATCCTCGGCACCGCCTGCCGCCTTCTCGGCGAGGAGGAGTGGGACGACCTCGACGACGGCACCGACGACCTGACCGGCTACCGTTCGGTGCTGCGCGGGCCCGACCCGGTGCTCACGCCGTACCCCACCTGGGCCGCCGAGCTCGACGGCATCGCCGAGCTGGTCAAGGAATGGGGCGGAGGCTCGATCGCGGTCTGCGTGCCCGAACGGTGGATGGTGGCCGAGGTCGAGAACCGCCTGGGCAGGGCCGGCATCATGGCCGCGTCCATCGGCCCCGACGGGCCGAAGCTCGTCGAGGCGCCCGTCCACGTGGGCACGATGCACCGGTTCAAGGGGCTGGAGTATCAGCGCATGATCCTCGCCGGTGTCGCGGAGGGCCGACTGCCCGGCGAGCGGATCCTCGCGTTCGAGAAGGACGACCCGCTGCGCTTCCGGCGGGAGCTGCAGCGGGCCCGGTCGCTGCTCTTCGTCGCCGCCACCCGTGCGCGGGACAGCGTCGTGATCAGCTGGCACGGCACCAAGAGCAGGTTCCTGCCGTGA
- a CDS encoding serine/threonine-protein kinase, with protein sequence MRTIADRYRVTSPIGRGGMGEVWEGTDLRLNRPVAIKLINGADLAAEKEARRRFNREARITARLRHPGVPVVYDFGDDGDLYMVMEALRGDSIGKLKDEAGSLPVPWAAFICAQVCAVLAAAHEAGLLHRDVKPENLVLCRDGAVKVIDFGVAASLGAGEFSRITQTGQVPGTARYMAPELIDGADASRASDLYTVGCVLYELLTGDRPYQSRDLLREIARSREEDPPPMAGVPAELEELTRRLLAKDPAHRPSDATAVYRSLLPWISDLRPLPGWVAPDLSSDPAHMYTMVISSLGAVR encoded by the coding sequence GTGAGGACCATCGCCGACCGCTATCGGGTCACCTCGCCCATCGGCCGCGGCGGCATGGGCGAGGTGTGGGAAGGCACCGACCTGCGGCTCAACCGGCCGGTCGCGATCAAGCTGATCAACGGCGCCGACCTGGCCGCGGAGAAGGAGGCACGGCGGCGCTTCAACCGCGAGGCCAGGATCACCGCGAGGCTTCGCCATCCGGGCGTTCCCGTCGTCTACGACTTCGGCGACGACGGCGACCTGTACATGGTCATGGAGGCGCTGCGCGGCGACTCGATCGGCAAGCTCAAGGACGAGGCGGGCAGCCTGCCCGTGCCGTGGGCGGCCTTCATCTGCGCCCAGGTGTGCGCCGTGCTGGCCGCGGCGCACGAGGCGGGGCTGCTCCACCGCGACGTCAAGCCGGAGAACCTCGTGCTGTGCCGGGACGGGGCGGTCAAAGTCATCGACTTCGGCGTCGCGGCGTCGCTCGGCGCCGGGGAGTTCTCCCGGATCACACAGACCGGGCAGGTTCCCGGCACCGCTCGCTACATGGCGCCCGAGCTCATCGACGGGGCGGACGCCAGCCGGGCCAGTGACCTCTACACCGTCGGCTGCGTCCTGTACGAACTGCTCACCGGCGATCGGCCGTACCAGTCCCGCGACCTGCTGCGGGAGATCGCCCGCAGCAGGGAAGAGGATCCGCCGCCGATGGCGGGAGTGCCCGCCGAGCTGGAGGAGCTGACGCGCCGGCTGCTTGCCAAGGATCCGGCTCATCGCCCCTCCGATGCGACCGCCGTCTACCGGAGCCTCCTGCCGTGGATCAGTGACCTGCGCCCGCTTCCCGGCTGGGTCGCCCCGGACCTGTCCAGCGATCCTGCGCACATGTACACGATGGTCATTTCGAGCTTGGGTGCTGTCCGGTGA
- a CDS encoding sigma-70 family RNA polymerase sigma factor: MDERGYIPGAFDPGLLETYMARIGRTPLLTARQEVELARRIEAGVYARHLLDENPGRPEAAELEILAGDGLRARDHLIRANLRLVVSMARRYLHRGASLSDIIQDGNLGLIEAVDRFDHRRGFRFSTCAAWWIRKAIQKGQETSGPIRIPGHVRDELHRLARAEEKLVGETGYEPTAERLAEELGRPVERVLAWRLLARNCVSLDARPPLNQSPQHEPVEHATGARPEAALEQAALTDALRSARAALAPRQALIVRLRFGLDGTPEQTRRQTAETVGVPHQWMSRLEREALTRMRDHDGGRTLAAWAG, translated from the coding sequence GTGGACGAGCGTGGATACATCCCGGGAGCGTTCGACCCAGGCCTGCTCGAGACGTATATGGCTCGCATCGGCCGGACCCCGCTGCTGACCGCACGGCAGGAGGTCGAGCTGGCCCGGCGCATCGAGGCCGGTGTGTACGCCCGCCATCTGCTCGACGAGAACCCCGGCCGGCCGGAGGCGGCCGAGCTGGAGATCCTGGCCGGCGACGGCCTGCGGGCACGTGATCATCTGATCCGCGCCAACCTCCGCCTGGTGGTGTCGATGGCCAGGCGGTACCTCCACCGGGGCGCGTCGCTCTCCGACATCATCCAGGACGGCAACCTCGGCCTCATCGAAGCGGTGGACCGCTTCGACCACCGCCGGGGGTTCCGCTTCTCCACCTGCGCTGCCTGGTGGATTCGCAAGGCGATCCAGAAGGGGCAGGAGACGAGCGGGCCCATTCGCATTCCCGGGCACGTCCGGGATGAGCTGCACCGGCTGGCTCGGGCCGAGGAGAAACTGGTGGGCGAGACGGGTTACGAGCCCACCGCGGAGCGCCTGGCCGAGGAGCTGGGGCGGCCGGTGGAGCGCGTCCTCGCCTGGCGGCTGCTCGCGCGCAACTGCGTCTCCCTCGACGCCCGGCCGCCCCTCAATCAGTCGCCGCAGCACGAACCGGTGGAGCACGCGACCGGGGCCCGTCCGGAGGCGGCGCTCGAACAGGCCGCCCTGACCGATGCGCTCCGCTCGGCCAGGGCCGCCCTCGCGCCCCGCCAGGCGCTGATCGTACGGCTGCGGTTCGGCCTCGACGGCACGCCGGAGCAGACCCGGCGGCAGACCGCCGAGACGGTGGGGGTGCCGCACCAGTGGATGAGCCGGCTGGAGCGCGAGGCGCTGACCCGCATGCGTGATCACGACGGAGGCAGGACGCTCGCCGCCTGGGCCGGCTGA
- a CDS encoding Hsp20/alpha crystallin family protein — protein sequence MNLTERSQGRFPFPELLELLESPVYGFRPFGQIIRVEDCVAGGRYTLRAELPGIDPDKDLEVTVGHGMLHIRAEKTKETMDAKEPRRSEIAYGAFSRTITLPPTAEAEDVTAVYKDGVLEITVGLKEEDKPTDRRILVQH from the coding sequence ATGAACCTCACGGAGCGGAGCCAGGGCCGGTTCCCCTTCCCGGAGCTGCTGGAACTGCTGGAGAGCCCGGTCTACGGGTTCCGGCCGTTCGGCCAGATCATCAGAGTCGAGGACTGCGTCGCGGGCGGCCGCTACACGCTGCGGGCGGAGCTGCCCGGCATCGACCCGGACAAGGACCTCGAGGTCACCGTGGGCCACGGGATGCTCCACATCCGGGCCGAGAAGACCAAGGAGACCATGGACGCCAAGGAGCCGCGCCGCTCCGAGATCGCCTACGGCGCGTTCTCCCGCACGATCACGCTTCCCCCGACGGCCGAGGCCGAGGACGTGACGGCCGTCTACAAGGACGGGGTCCTGGAGATCACGGTCGGTCTGAAGGAGGAGGACAAGCCCACCGACCGCAGGATCCTCGTCCAGCACTGA
- a CDS encoding WD40 repeat domain-containing serine/threonine protein kinase: MSPAARNTQPLRPNDPPTIGGHRITGVIGQGGQGVVYLGTAPGGGRVAVKVLHARFGAGDRDRLLREADLARSVAAFCTARVLDAGVWQGQAYVVSEFVDGGSLEELVLAEGPRDEGGLTRLAIATLTALSAIHEAGIVHRDLKPANILLGPEGPVVIDFGIAKVVDASSARTSAPIGTPAFMAPEQIAGTRVGPPADIFSWAVTMAYAATGRMVFGGDSVPAILNRITHHEPDLTGVPDFLRPVLTRCLAKDPAERPAIPDLVSALTRNATASSARAGAAAPSAYPGRTLRVTRKSPFLHRVHWSPRARWWVTAGIVATGGAITVFAAAALVPQDSVPEPDGMPAAVQVQPSVASTPTVLSLPVSSPTPSPSKPASPPPSPSVPEDDPAEDDPAEDDPAEDDPAEDDERTEDEQGDDEQTDDVRAEEMSPTWSLAAAGGPFALTGARGAGDLAVVEIGGAQRVVSGGPDGKVWLSALTGEKSSRRLLGTMDSLVDHVAATMAGGHPYVAAASSLGTVRVWDAATGAVLVPKVTTGWTGRIHALTLGTYHGRPVVAFAHDSAGVVVGDVRARSLIGRPLLAKGSPFLDSQVNDLALGHVDGRDVVVAGARDGRVRVFDVATGKRVGKAVDHDTEGNGVEISVVTTGSGSGRQLLASGDTGGAVRISDLATGKRVSSFCESRFAGRQVNDLAFATVGGRDVLLVSAGENLRLCDLKSGQLTELEVPGSDPGHGVMRIALGHLGKRSALVIGRDDGKIRTALWQPPTKRQ; this comes from the coding sequence GTGAGCCCCGCCGCCAGGAACACGCAACCGCTCAGGCCGAACGACCCGCCGACGATCGGTGGCCACAGGATCACCGGTGTCATCGGGCAGGGCGGGCAGGGCGTGGTGTATCTGGGCACCGCTCCCGGTGGCGGGAGGGTCGCCGTCAAGGTGCTGCACGCCCGTTTCGGCGCCGGAGACCGGGACCGGCTGCTGCGCGAGGCCGACCTCGCCCGCAGCGTCGCCGCCTTCTGCACCGCCCGGGTGCTCGACGCCGGCGTCTGGCAGGGCCAGGCGTACGTGGTCAGCGAGTTCGTGGACGGCGGGTCGCTCGAAGAGCTCGTCCTCGCGGAGGGGCCCAGGGACGAGGGCGGGCTCACGCGGCTGGCGATCGCCACCCTCACCGCGCTGTCCGCCATCCACGAAGCCGGCATCGTGCACCGGGATCTGAAACCCGCCAACATCCTGCTCGGCCCGGAGGGTCCCGTCGTCATCGACTTCGGCATCGCCAAGGTCGTCGACGCCTCGTCGGCCCGGACGAGCGCACCCATCGGCACTCCCGCGTTCATGGCCCCCGAGCAGATCGCGGGCACGCGGGTCGGACCGCCGGCCGACATCTTCAGCTGGGCGGTCACCATGGCGTACGCCGCGACCGGACGCATGGTCTTCGGCGGCGACAGCGTCCCGGCCATCCTCAACCGGATCACGCACCACGAGCCCGACCTGACCGGCGTACCGGACTTCCTCCGGCCGGTGCTCACCCGATGTCTGGCCAAGGACCCCGCGGAACGGCCCGCCATCCCCGATCTCGTCTCCGCCCTCACCCGGAACGCGACCGCGTCCTCCGCACGCGCCGGCGCCGCCGCTCCCTCCGCTTACCCCGGCCGTACGCTGCGCGTCACCCGGAAGTCGCCCTTCCTCCACCGGGTGCACTGGTCGCCGCGTGCCCGCTGGTGGGTGACGGCCGGCATCGTGGCGACGGGCGGCGCGATCACGGTGTTCGCGGCCGCCGCCCTCGTCCCTCAGGACTCCGTTCCCGAGCCGGACGGCATGCCGGCCGCCGTCCAGGTCCAGCCGTCCGTCGCCTCGACACCGACCGTGCTTTCCCTGCCGGTGTCCTCCCCGACGCCGTCTCCCTCGAAGCCCGCAAGCCCGCCGCCCTCCCCTTCCGTGCCGGAGGATGACCCGGCCGAGGACGACCCGGCCGAGGACGACCCGGCCGAGGACGACCCGGCCGAGGACGACGAGCGGACCGAGGACGAACAGGGCGACGACGAGCAGACGGACGACGTGCGGGCCGAGGAGATGTCGCCGACGTGGAGCCTCGCGGCGGCCGGCGGACCCTTCGCGCTTACCGGAGCCAGGGGCGCCGGCGACCTGGCGGTCGTGGAGATCGGCGGCGCGCAGCGGGTCGTGTCCGGCGGCCCGGACGGCAAGGTGTGGCTCTCCGCGCTGACCGGGGAGAAGTCCTCCCGGCGGCTTCTCGGCACCATGGACTCCCTCGTCGACCATGTCGCGGCGACCATGGCCGGGGGCCATCCGTACGTCGCCGCCGCCAGCAGCCTGGGCACCGTCCGCGTGTGGGACGCGGCGACAGGAGCCGTCCTGGTGCCCAAGGTCACCACCGGATGGACGGGCCGGATCCACGCGCTCACGCTGGGCACCTACCACGGCCGGCCCGTGGTGGCGTTCGCGCACGACAGCGCCGGTGTGGTCGTCGGGGACGTGAGAGCGCGGTCACTGATCGGCAGGCCGCTGCTCGCCAAGGGATCGCCCTTCCTGGACTCCCAGGTGAACGACCTGGCTCTCGGCCACGTTGACGGGCGGGACGTCGTCGTGGCCGGCGCCCGCGACGGACGCGTACGCGTCTTCGACGTCGCCACCGGCAAGCGGGTCGGCAAGGCCGTCGACCACGACACGGAGGGGAACGGTGTCGAGATAAGTGTGGTGACGACGGGCTCCGGTTCCGGCCGGCAGCTCCTGGCGTCCGGCGACACGGGCGGCGCCGTCCGAATCTCCGATCTCGCCACCGGCAAGCGCGTGAGCTCTTTCTGCGAGAGCCGGTTCGCCGGCCGCCAGGTCAACGACCTCGCCTTCGCAACCGTCGGCGGGCGGGACGTGCTCCTCGTCTCCGCCGGCGAGAACCTGCGCCTTTGCGACCTGAAGAGCGGTCAACTCACCGAACTGGAGGTTCCGGGCTCCGACCCCGGTCACGGGGTCATGCGCATCGCCCTCGGCCACCTCGGCAAGAGATCCGCCCTCGTCATCGGCCGGGACGATGGAAAAATCCGCACAGCCCTCTGGCAGCCGCCGACCAAAAGGCAGTGA